One Carassius auratus strain Wakin chromosome 44, ASM336829v1, whole genome shotgun sequence genomic window carries:
- the LOC113062108 gene encoding homeobox protein NOBOX-like isoform X1, producing the protein MAEDALFVSDYDSPFPLCEEDEQRGYFRYGNNEQDNERERYSDGKEVEEKESQEFEMDSQVKLEEITENWTAAEEPEDRKMEMQEEEIKTEDVKLKNEKGTEDDEEENKKVDNVQTDEKYCKDEQESTLGLKNYETKTDDDDAEANDLLVPPLEDDCILQMGPDCTIDLVMVCDESVERCMNEDLLLCPPKSSDLPQPPPIISPPRPLSITLPPQNTTVLSFQPQPLLQPHVPPQAQLEAPCLGKRPYGSSTNVPTGQLEVTLRQVYSTRRYTRFASKAAPLKPLASVGGQTSSQALPSVSTDAPLMPPKKKTRTFYSTDQLEELERVFQDDHYPDGDKRKEIAAAIGVTPQRIMVWFQNRRAKWRKTAKATAKKPPASRGQPCVQVNRSQIFSAPVVTSQHAMPKNTLPPYSTIRTSCTSPPGGFLEYMPPPLHSPPPIRRASLPLITAYNPPAHTVSMLLDTPEHSEPSSADATPLSLQTDTGFDFDGLGTSVKLDYMTSAPQNNTFNFQLNTFPQQSNTLLTQQTNSLLPQQTNTLLPQPASCLMPQQSSTILPQYSQLSYLTPSPYLTPNPTESSPAPYLPLTNNTLPAFTSSGHAYLQSQTGNQMLLQSGVHAFQAYPWTTDMYSQSGQYTQAVFQSQLSSQGHESQYSQLLPQQHYVQLEGAPPQPSLPKPTPDPLLPNVKVESEDIGHSQPIRVSEAEPTFHCDFSPINF; encoded by the exons ATGGCTGAAGATGCCTTGTTTGTCAGTGATTACG ATAGTCCATTTCCTCTGTGTGAGGAGGATGAGCAGAGAGGGTATTTTCGATATGGAAACAATGAGCAAGATAATGAGAGAGAAAGATACAGTGATGGAAAAGAGGTGGAAGAAAAGGAGTCACAAGAGTTCGAGATGGACTCTCAGGTGAAACTAGAGGAAATAACTGAAAATTGGACAGCAGCTGAAGAACCTGAAGACAGGAAAATGGAGATGCAAGAGGAAGAAATCAAAACTGAAGACGTCAAACTAAAAAACGAAAAGGGCACAGAGGATGACGAAGAGGAAAACAAGAAAGTAGATAATGTACAAACTGATGAAAAATATTGCAAAGATGAGCAGGAAAGTACATTAggtttaaaaaattatgaaacaaagacagatgatgatgatgcagagGCAAACGACTTGCTGGTGCCGCCTCTGGAGGATGACTGTATTTTGCAGATGGGCCCAGACTGCACTATAGACCTGGTGATGGTGTGTGATGAGTCGGTGGAGAGATGTATGAACGAAGACCTTTTGTTATGCCCCCCTAAATCTTCAGATCTGCCCCAGCCACCCCCTATAATATCCCCACCCAGACCATTATCTATCACATTACCCCCTCAAAATACCACAGTACTCTCCTTTCAGCCCCAGCCTCTACTTCAACCTCACGTCCCACCACAGGCCCAGCTGGAGGCCCCATGCTTGGGTAAACGGCCCTATGGAAGCAGCACCAATGTACCCACCGGACAGCTGGAGGTGACGCTGCGGCAGGTGTACAGCACTCGCCGCTACACCCGTTTTGCCAGCAAAGCGGCTCCTCTTAAACCTCTGGCCTCAGTTGGTGGACAAACCAGCAGTCAGGCTTTACCCTCTGTCAGTACGGATGCTCCTCTAATGCCTCCGAAGAAGAAAACCCGCACCTTCTACAGCACCG ATCAGTTGGAGGAGCTGGAGCGTGTGTTTCAGGACGATCACTACCCTGATGGAGACAAGAGAAAGGAGATCGCTGCCGCCATCGGTGTTACGCCCCAGAGAATCATG GTGTGGTTTCAGAACCGTCGAGCAAAATGGAGAAAAACAGCAAAAGCCACAGCAAAAAAACCTCCTGCTAGTCGGGGTCAGCCTTGTGTCCAGGTCAACAG gtcacAAATTTTCTCAGCTCCTGTTGTTACATCTCAGCATGCCATGCCTAAAAACACACTTCCCCCCTACAGTACCATCCGGACCAGCTGCACTAGTCCACCAG GAGGTTTTTTGGAGTACATGCCCCCTCCCTTGCACAGTCCTCCTCCAATACGGCGTGCTTCCTTGCCTCTCATCACGGCATACAACCCCCCTGCTCATACTGTGTCCATGCTGCTGGACACACCTGAACACAGTGAGCCCAGCTCTGCAGACGCAACGCCACTGAGTTTGCAGACCGACACAGG GTTTGACTTTGACGGCTTGGGCACTTCTGTAAAGCTGGACTACATGACTTCTGCTCCACAGAACAACACTTTCAATTTCCAGCTCAACACATTTCCTCAACAGTCTAACACTTTATTAACTCAGCAGACAAATAGTCTCCTGCCTCAGCAAACAAACACATTGTTACCCCAGCCAGCTAGTTGTCTTATGCCCCAACAGTCCAGCACAATATTGCCCCAGTACTCCCAGCTGTCGTACCTCACGCCCTCTCCCTACCTCACACCCAACCCCACAGAGAGCAGCCCTGCTCCCTATCTGCCCCTCACCAACAACACTCTGCCTGCATTCACCAGCAGCGGACATGCGTATCTCCAGTCTCAAACTGGCAACCAGATGCTGCTTCAGTCAGGAGTTCATG CATTTCAGGCCTACCCTTGGACAACTGACATGTATAGTCAGTCGGGTCAGTATACACAGGCGGTGTTTCAGTCACAGTTATCATCACAGGGTCACGAGAGCCAATACTCTCAGCTCCTGCCCCAGCAGCACTACGTTCAGCTCGAAGGAGCGCCACCGCAGCCCAGCCTACCCAAACCCACCCCTGACCCCCTTCTGCCCAATGTCAAAGTAGAGTCTGAAGACATTGGCCacagtcagccaatcagagtcagtgAGGCAGAGCCTACCTTTCATTGCGATTTCTCACCAATCAACTTTTAA
- the LOC113062108 gene encoding homeobox protein NOBOX-like isoform X2 — protein sequence MDSQVKLEEITENWTAAEEPEDRKMEMQEEEIKTEDVKLKNEKGTEDDEEENKKVDNVQTDEKYCKDEQESTLGLKNYETKTDDDDAEANDLLVPPLEDDCILQMGPDCTIDLVMVCDESVERCMNEDLLLCPPKSSDLPQPPPIISPPRPLSITLPPQNTTVLSFQPQPLLQPHVPPQAQLEAPCLGKRPYGSSTNVPTGQLEVTLRQVYSTRRYTRFASKAAPLKPLASVGGQTSSQALPSVSTDAPLMPPKKKTRTFYSTDQLEELERVFQDDHYPDGDKRKEIAAAIGVTPQRIMVWFQNRRAKWRKTAKATAKKPPASRGQPCVQVNRSQIFSAPVVTSQHAMPKNTLPPYSTIRTSCTSPPGGFLEYMPPPLHSPPPIRRASLPLITAYNPPAHTVSMLLDTPEHSEPSSADATPLSLQTDTGFDFDGLGTSVKLDYMTSAPQNNTFNFQLNTFPQQSNTLLTQQTNSLLPQQTNTLLPQPASCLMPQQSSTILPQYSQLSYLTPSPYLTPNPTESSPAPYLPLTNNTLPAFTSSGHAYLQSQTGNQMLLQSGVHAFQAYPWTTDMYSQSGQYTQAVFQSQLSSQGHESQYSQLLPQQHYVQLEGAPPQPSLPKPTPDPLLPNVKVESEDIGHSQPIRVSEAEPTFHCDFSPINF from the exons ATGGACTCTCAGGTGAAACTAGAGGAAATAACTGAAAATTGGACAGCAGCTGAAGAACCTGAAGACAGGAAAATGGAGATGCAAGAGGAAGAAATCAAAACTGAAGACGTCAAACTAAAAAACGAAAAGGGCACAGAGGATGACGAAGAGGAAAACAAGAAAGTAGATAATGTACAAACTGATGAAAAATATTGCAAAGATGAGCAGGAAAGTACATTAggtttaaaaaattatgaaacaaagacagatgatgatgatgcagagGCAAACGACTTGCTGGTGCCGCCTCTGGAGGATGACTGTATTTTGCAGATGGGCCCAGACTGCACTATAGACCTGGTGATGGTGTGTGATGAGTCGGTGGAGAGATGTATGAACGAAGACCTTTTGTTATGCCCCCCTAAATCTTCAGATCTGCCCCAGCCACCCCCTATAATATCCCCACCCAGACCATTATCTATCACATTACCCCCTCAAAATACCACAGTACTCTCCTTTCAGCCCCAGCCTCTACTTCAACCTCACGTCCCACCACAGGCCCAGCTGGAGGCCCCATGCTTGGGTAAACGGCCCTATGGAAGCAGCACCAATGTACCCACCGGACAGCTGGAGGTGACGCTGCGGCAGGTGTACAGCACTCGCCGCTACACCCGTTTTGCCAGCAAAGCGGCTCCTCTTAAACCTCTGGCCTCAGTTGGTGGACAAACCAGCAGTCAGGCTTTACCCTCTGTCAGTACGGATGCTCCTCTAATGCCTCCGAAGAAGAAAACCCGCACCTTCTACAGCACCG ATCAGTTGGAGGAGCTGGAGCGTGTGTTTCAGGACGATCACTACCCTGATGGAGACAAGAGAAAGGAGATCGCTGCCGCCATCGGTGTTACGCCCCAGAGAATCATG GTGTGGTTTCAGAACCGTCGAGCAAAATGGAGAAAAACAGCAAAAGCCACAGCAAAAAAACCTCCTGCTAGTCGGGGTCAGCCTTGTGTCCAGGTCAACAG gtcacAAATTTTCTCAGCTCCTGTTGTTACATCTCAGCATGCCATGCCTAAAAACACACTTCCCCCCTACAGTACCATCCGGACCAGCTGCACTAGTCCACCAG GAGGTTTTTTGGAGTACATGCCCCCTCCCTTGCACAGTCCTCCTCCAATACGGCGTGCTTCCTTGCCTCTCATCACGGCATACAACCCCCCTGCTCATACTGTGTCCATGCTGCTGGACACACCTGAACACAGTGAGCCCAGCTCTGCAGACGCAACGCCACTGAGTTTGCAGACCGACACAGG GTTTGACTTTGACGGCTTGGGCACTTCTGTAAAGCTGGACTACATGACTTCTGCTCCACAGAACAACACTTTCAATTTCCAGCTCAACACATTTCCTCAACAGTCTAACACTTTATTAACTCAGCAGACAAATAGTCTCCTGCCTCAGCAAACAAACACATTGTTACCCCAGCCAGCTAGTTGTCTTATGCCCCAACAGTCCAGCACAATATTGCCCCAGTACTCCCAGCTGTCGTACCTCACGCCCTCTCCCTACCTCACACCCAACCCCACAGAGAGCAGCCCTGCTCCCTATCTGCCCCTCACCAACAACACTCTGCCTGCATTCACCAGCAGCGGACATGCGTATCTCCAGTCTCAAACTGGCAACCAGATGCTGCTTCAGTCAGGAGTTCATG CATTTCAGGCCTACCCTTGGACAACTGACATGTATAGTCAGTCGGGTCAGTATACACAGGCGGTGTTTCAGTCACAGTTATCATCACAGGGTCACGAGAGCCAATACTCTCAGCTCCTGCCCCAGCAGCACTACGTTCAGCTCGAAGGAGCGCCACCGCAGCCCAGCCTACCCAAACCCACCCCTGACCCCCTTCTGCCCAATGTCAAAGTAGAGTCTGAAGACATTGGCCacagtcagccaatcagagtcagtgAGGCAGAGCCTACCTTTCATTGCGATTTCTCACCAATCAACTTTTAA